From the genome of Solanum lycopersicum chromosome 12, SLM_r2.1:
TAGAGAACTTTACTAGTTTATCTTTTAGGTTAAGAAGATTTGCCTCAGTTTCTTCAGAGTCTGATTCAGGGTTCAGCATCTGATTCTTCTATCGCCATCAAAGCAATGtcctcatcatcttcttcatacaTGTCTGAAGAACCTGTTCCCCAAGCTGCATACATtgcttgttctttttctttgtttttctttttattaaagagttccttcctttctttttcagttttttcctttttccattCTAATTCCCACATTGGGCAATCCTTGATCTGATGATCTGTCTCACCACACTTGAAGCAGCCTCCGCTTTGTAGTCTCTCaagatttctttctttttggggTGGTGATTTCTTGCTAGCGTTTAATCCCCTTTTTAAGAGTTTCTTGAAGTTCTTACTTATCAGAGTAAGATCATCATCATCTATGTCAGATTCATCACTTTCAGTTGCTTTAAATCcaagatttttctctttttttccttcacCTCTTTTGTCAACATTCATCTCATAAGTTTTGAGATTTCCTACTAATTCATCCAAAGTCATATTGGTTAGATCTTTGGCTTCTCTGATTGCAGTAACTTTTATTTCCCATGATCTAGGCAGAGTCCTTAGTACTTTGTCTACCTGTTCCTCAGTGGTGTATACTTTGCCCAAGGATATCAACTCATTTACAACAGTGGTAAATCTGGTGATCATATCTTGAAGTGATTCTCCGGGTTTCATCTTGAAGGCTTCATATTCAGAACAAAGTCTAGCAATTCTGAATTTACGAACTTGAGTTGTACCTTCGTGAGCATTTTTTAAAGTGTcccatatttgttttgcagAGGTACAACTAGAGATGCGGTTAAACTCATCAGGTCCTAATCCACATACAAGAATGCACTTAGCTTTTGCATTCTTTCCTAACATCTTGTAATCGCCTTCTCCATACTTTTCTATAGGTTTAGGTACCTTATTTCCTTCACTATCAGTAATAGTAGGAATTAATGGTCCATTAGTAATTCTAACCCATAGTTCATAATCTTCAGCTTGAATGAAATCTTCCATTCTTGTCTTCCACCAAGAGTAGTATTCTCCATTAAATAATGGTGGTCTGTTGATGTGTTGCCCTTGACCATGCCCGAGAGGAGGTGCAGAATTCATTATGATCTTATCTTGAGTTGTTAGACTCTTCAAAGataacctgctctgataccaattgttggaATTCTGACCCCCAAATTCGCCTTAGGAACATGTTTATTCTATATGTTCCTTTGAGAAATTACAGCAGTTACgttttgtaaataaaataatgacacaatATTTAATCGCGGAAAACCCCAACTCACAAGGGTAAAAACCACGACCTACACCTCTGTAGGATTTATCTtcactttattaaatttcaagtctcaacaaaagattacaaagctatgtaacctaaggaattataaactctaattcctagaggaattataaactctaattcctagttaagaaattataaagTCTAATTTCTAGCT
Proteins encoded in this window:
- the LOC138340450 gene encoding uncharacterized protein codes for the protein MNSAPPLGHGQGQHINRPPLFNGEYYSWWKTRMEDFIQAEDYELWVRITNGPLIPTITDSEGNKVPKPIEKYGEGDYKMLGKNAKAKCILVCGLGPDEFNRISSCTSAKQIWDTLKNAHEGTTQVRKFRIARLCSEYEAFKMKPGESLQDMITRFTTVVNELISLGKVYTTEEQVDKVLRTLPRSWEIKVTAIREAKDLTNMTLDELVGNLKTYEMNVDKRGEGKKEKNLGFKATESDESDIDDDDLTLISKNFKKLLKRGLNASKKSPPQKERNLERLQSGGCFKCGETDHQIKDCPMWELEWKKEKTEKERKELFNKKKNKEKEQAMYAAWGTGSSDMYEEDDEDIALMAIEESDAEP